The following is a genomic window from Daphnia magna isolate NIES linkage group LG4, ASM2063170v1.1, whole genome shotgun sequence.
TTCGTAGGCCGACTCAGTGCTGGGGTGGAATCCGTCCAAGAGAAGCTGGACCACTTCCGCCGAAAATCCCTGCAGGAGGTAACGTCGCCCGAGAGCTTCCACGCGGCTAATAGCAATCCTCCCGTTCTTAGCAGGGGATGCAGATCGTCCAACGACGAGTTCAGAAGCCAACGCTCCGATCGCAGGGGCCATGGTTGGTCGCAGCAAAGCTCCAGTAACAACGGATACCAGGGCTGGCCGGTCCAGACTGGacaaacaaatacaacggTTGCTTTTTCCCTACTTATCTTTTGGAGACGACGAAAAATCAGAGAAAAGGGAGGAAAAGACAAACGCGGCCCACTTTTCCCAATTTTAGGTAAACGCGTTTGATGCTAAGGCTCCAGATTGCGGCTTCCATGAAACAAACGTGTCCAGCTGCGTATTCTAAGGCGACGCGAAAAGATCAATATTAGTTGGCCACAATCGATAAATCTTTCTAAACACTTCCTCATCCAATTTTCAGTCGCTAGCGTCAGGCCTCGATCTCGATTCCAAGGCGACGCGAAAAGATCAATATTAGTTGGCCACAATCGATAAATATTTCTAAACACTTCCTCATCCAATTTCCAGTCGCTAGCGTCAGGCTCCGCTATCGATTCCGCATCCGCTTCAACATTTAACTTTCCCGCGATATGCACTGCCTCTACCGGCAGTTCTTTCTTCTCGCACCAGGCAACTAGTTCCTTCGCTATTCGTGTGAGAGCCAACGATCTAGTACCACCTCCATGGTTGATGTATGCCACTGCTGTGGAATTATCCAAAATTAATCTTACCGCTATACCCGACGAGTGCCCCACAAAAGCTTGTATAGGGCTCTTCGGGGTTGTGTTTTCTTTCCAAAAAACTTGGCAACGCAGCAGCCAATGTCACAGCGCGATTGCTTGACGTTTAAGTAGATAGTCTAGAAATGTTACCAtgtcatcttctttttcttcttatgcAAATGGTCTTCAGCCAGCTGAAAGACATGCATATTTAGAGAAATTGAAACTAATAAGTTGTGCACACTGCCCTTACGAAATTCCAAAAGAACTATGGAAACAGGGCAACGAGTGCAACAAATTTGTTCCTAAAATAACCTCAtctgatatttttatttacctaATTGAGACGAAATGTAAAGAAATTACAGGCGAAACCGTCCAGGCCTTCAAGGGTCTCGCTTTTGAATCAAAACAGGCAGTGAGAGATGGCTGGATAAAAAGCTTTAATTGTTTAGTGTTACATTCTGGTGTCGTGTTGGTAAAGGCAAAGGTAATGAAAATTAACAGCGTTATACATTGTATTGTTGTTACTCGATTGATTCATTATTACTTTTATCAACAGGTGTGTCCTTCCCAAGCACTTGGGACAACACCACACAGACCGTGGGCAGCAATAGGAAAGACTGGTAATGTGCTTTTGGCAAATTGCACGTGTGCAGCTGGGTAATTTGAAGAAGTTGAAGAATATTATTGTTAGTCAAGTTATATTTTTACTATTTATGTCATTATAGTTTAGGTGAGGTGTGCAATCACGTTGCATCATTGTTGCATGTTACAATGGTGGCTGCGGAAATTAATGAAGGTAAAGGTTGCACCGAAGACAAGTGTGCGTGGAACAACGTTTATTCTAGACCAGTAAGCattcctattttttttcaattacttTATCatagagaagaaagaaataaaatagtttttttctttaggatCTTTACAAAAAGATTGAGGAACTCGGTTATGTGCGAAAATCAAAGCTACCATCCATAAGACAGCCAACAGAACAGGATATTTGTgagattttatttaaaaatgcagAAATGCCTGGTCCACCACCTGCTGCGTCATTGGTGGAAGATGGGTGTGAATTGTATATTCCACCGGCACTAAAAGTTATTCTGCCAAAGCCTTTTAGCACACTTTTCGATAAGAATCTTGTTGGAAGTAATCTACCAGAGCTCATTGAAAAAGGCATTTCTGTTTATAGCCAAATCACAATCACAAAGGAACAAGTTGATGCAATTTGCTCTCTAACAAGAAACCAAAGCAGTAGCAAATATTGGCAACGCTACAGAGGATTTCGAGTTACAGCCTCCATATTTAAACAAGTTACCAAAACTAGTATTGAACGCATTTCACCTTCGTTGTTAAAACAATGTTGCTATCCCAGTGCATACAACTTCTCAACAGACGCCACAAGGTATTAGTAACTATTCCTTATTGGAAACTATGTTTATTCTTAAACTAATTCCATTTCATACTTACATGCAGATGGGGAATACAAAAAGAATCGATTGCTATTGACTCGTTCAAGCAGATGTTGTTATTGAAAAACACCCACGCTGGACTGACCATAACACGTACTGGTGTTTACCTGTCTATTACACACCCCTTTTTGGCTGCTTCACCTGATGGTATAGTACACTGTGAGTGCCATGGAACGTCTGTACTTGAAGTGAAATGCCCCTTCAGCTATCGAAATTATACTATCTTCGCTGCTACACAAGTCAAAACATTCCCATTGCAGTTTCATGCCTTGACAAAACAGTACTATCTGAGCAAATCACACGAATATTACTATCAAGTGCAGCTACAAATGTACGTAACGGGTTACCATTCATGTTACTTTGTCGTCTACACTTCTGTGGATCTTATCTTCGTCCAAGTAGCATACGACTCTCTGCTGATTGAACAGAGCATTCCTCTAGTCCACAAATATTTCATTCATGTCATAATGCCAGAGGCCCTTGCTGGGTACCATTACTTAAAATCTGCTTTTGTACCCACTGCCGAAGTTCTGCCGCAAAACTCATTTTTGCCGTGTTTTTGTCAAACTAATGAACCCATAATTGTTACTACCGTTGTTTGCGCCAATGTAAATTGCATGAGGAAAATCTTTCATTTGAAATGCATTCATGATAAACCAAACTCCCCTCTTCGAGTTACATGCTTGTGGAAATGtgatatatgtaaaaaaaagtgcGCGAATTGCAGCGtccgaaaaaaggaaaaaatctTCAAATGATACACACAACGGTAAAAGACTTCCTCTAGCCAACGTAACCAATGTTACCATGTAATAATCAAACATACAGTTTGTATTCTGTGATTCAGAAGTGTACTACTATTTAAAACAGAAGAACTAAATAAATGCTGTTGTTAATTGTATTAGCAAACTCACAACTTCACATCCACAAATTTCTACTTCGAAACTTCCATCACATTGTCACATGACATTGTTAAATAATAGGGACTACAGAGGGACAAGCATTGTAAAGAGCACAAGCTACATTTACCATTTGATCAATAATAGAAATACGTTCTTCATCAGTTCCACTTAGATCAGTGCATTGATGGTTCAAAGTACAATGAAGAATGGAGTACCTTTGTTTGATGGCACCAATTATCCTTTCAACATGAATACGCACACGAGCCAAATCTCTTGACATTTCAACTTCTAAGTTGGTTAACTGATTCCTCTTGCCAAGGAATGATGGTATTTTAAGTTCTGCATTTTGTAGCGAAACAGCTTCATGAACTGTAAAGCCGCGATCAGCTAGAACTATATCTCTCAAAATAAGTTTGTCAAGGAATTCACAGTCTTCTACAATGAACTTATCGCTTATTCTTCCACCATACGCTTTTGACACATAAGATATGTATCCTTGAGGTGTAATAGCGATAAGAAATTTTACGGTGTTGTGTGATTTGTAAGTAGAAAACGTTGACGctctttctttaattttagtgGGTCTATCAAGAAATATCTCAAAACAATCAATTACGCAAATGCAACGGTAAAAGCGGTCACGGAAACATAGAGGCATAGTCTTCCTaacattttcttgtttgggCCAGCGTATAAAGGCAGGTACCAATGTTTTGTGCATGGCATGTAACCAAAAAGTGATATACTTAGAACAAGTACAAAGCGAGATATTGAAGCGGTATGCCAAATCTTGCATAGTTAAGTTCAATCTTAATCGAATTAAAGTAATAACAAACTGAGTAGCATAGTCAAGTTTACAGAGAGAATGTTGTGGTGGAATGAACTTTATGACAAAATTACACAAAGTCCACAACCTTTCGAAACTATTAATCCCAGTATAAAATTTGCAACCATTCAtgtctttttttatcttactCATTACTTGGGTGGATTCAAATTCTAattctaaaaatgaaattttgtgctgaaatTCATCAACCTGTGATGACAAGACTTTCACTTCTAGTTTTTCATTCGACAATTCCATTTCACTGACTTTAAGCTTTGCAAACGAATCCGACCGCTGTTGGTTTAAATTGTCTATAGTAATTTGCGCATTTATTACTTTACCATCACTTAACTTTAACTTTTCTTGCAAGACAGTTATTTCAGACTGGAGTTTCTTAACTTCATTGATAAAGGTGTTGTCATGCAAAACAtcgatgttgttgttgcttgcagaaatttcattttctggttctgaaattgaaataatatAGGTAGTCATGTAAATACTGCACAATACACATCAAACATTACACACCTGATGAAATTGTGTTTTCTATAGGTTCTTCTTGTGTGTTGTTGATCACATCCAGTTCTTCGAATGCATCAGCTGCTCTAACTTCACCAAGCTTCTCAGGCATGCCGTCCAAAAAACATGTTGGAACCCAATCTATGTGATTGGATGGATAATAAGGTAACGCTGGTTTTCCTTTACacaaataattaatatttaagATTATCTTAAGAATTCAAACAGTATCTTACGTTACCTTACCTGTTACAAAATGAATTGAACACACACGGACGTTTTCTATTTTGGTGTTACACCTCAACTTCCTTAATTTCAATTTACCTAACCATTGTTGGCGTCGTAAACTATCTTTAGGTAACGCAAATAGTTTTACACATCCactatttgtatttttacacTTATCAACACAACAAACTCGACGAGTAACCATTGTTGTTTAACTGTAGAAAGTCTTGGAAGTCAAACGGAGACGCTTTTGCGCTGTGACATTGGCTGCTGCGTTGCCAAGTTTTTTGGAAAGAAAACACAACCCCGAAGAGCCCTATAGCAAATAGCGCCCCAATTCATTCTAATTCATTAATGTGTCTGCGGCTATCGGATACTGTCCAAGAACCGTTAGTGGTAACGCCATTGCAAACCGCTCCCCAGCCTGTCAGCGAGGCATCTGTATAGATTTACAGATCCGGCAGTCCAGGGAAAAACCGCTTTCCCATCTGTAACGACAAATTTGCGACCCATCATTCTAAATCTGCCTTCGCTTCCGGCGATAAAATACATTTACCTGCCAAAATAAAATCTACTCTCTGTGCTTGATCATTATAGAATCGCTGCATGCTGCGATAATGTGCTTGGGCAAAAGGCATGGTGGGTACGGCCCATGTAAAATTACCCATTATACACGCGATACCTCTGAGCGATATGAAATCCCGCCTCAAAACCGTGCGACAGAGATCCGTAACCATCTGCTTTTTACTGGGGGGAAGAGCAGACGATAATTTTAGCGAATATACTATCACCCCTAAAAAATTCAATACTCGCGCGGGATCAAAAATGGACTTTTCTACGTTCCAAATGAAGCCCAAATCTCGCAACAATTCCACCACCAGTTCCAAATCTGCGAGCGCTCCCTCTTTAGATTCATTAATAATCAGGATATCATCTAAATAAATTACCAGCCTtaccccctttttctttaacaggGGCCATGACTACCTTAAGGATCTTAGTGAATATCCTTGGGGCCGGCGCAAGGCCAAAGGCCAGACAtgcaaatttgaaaatatgcGCCTGCCATTGAAACCGGACGAACTTTTGGTGGGAGGCATAGATGGGCACGGTGAGATAGGCATCCTTGAGATCCACTTTTACTATCCAATCCCCTTCCCTTAACAAAAAACAGACTGCTTGTAAGTTCTCCATTTTGAAATGCTCGAAGTTATAAATTTATTAAGGGGTTTGAGATTAACAATAGGTCTGAGGCCCCCCATTTTTTTAGGAATCACgaataaagagaaaacaaacccCTCTGACCCATCCAAAACTTCCCTAActgctttttcaaaatcaaatctcTAACTTCCTGATCGCAGACGGCAACCATTTCACTCGACATTTTTAATGGGGACGGGATAGAATTTTGACGAGGTTGACTGAGAAAATATAATTTTGCTCCCGTTGCTACAGAGTCTAAAATCCACCTATCGTCAGTGATGCGCTCCCAATTTTAAGAAAATCTCAACAGCCGCGCACCCACTTGATCGTCAGGCGAGCAAACAttgataggaaaaaaaaatgggt
Proteins encoded in this region:
- the LOC123471349 gene encoding uncharacterized protein LOC123471349 translates to MELSNEKLEVKVLSSQVDEFQHKISFLELEFESTQVMSKIKKDMNGCKFYTGINSFERLWTLCNFVIKFIPPQHSLCKLDYATQFVITLIRLRLNLTMQDLAYRFNISLCTCSKYITFWLHAMHKTLVPAFIRWPKQENVRKTMPLCFRDRFYRCICVIDCFEIFLDRPTKIKERASTFSTYKSHNTVKFLIAITPQGYISYVSKAYGGRISDKFIVEDCEFLDKLILRDIVLADRGFTVHEAVSLQNAELKIPSFLGKRNQLTNLEVEMSRDLARVRIHVERIIGAIKQRYSILHCTLNHQCTDLSGTDEERISIIDQMVNVACALYNACPSVVPII